From the genome of Watersipora subatra chromosome 9, tzWatSuba1.1, whole genome shotgun sequence:
aaaaatgtcaatttaaagaaattaagaccaataaaaggctaaaacatcagctccaatttgatgtcatttttgtctttgtagaccaactctGTCCCGagatatgcgtttgaatgaagtcatcttttaaaaagctcagattccagcgggtgctttatTTATgatgtaactagtgatacatttGAAAAGAGTcaacgagcgataaatataagatcgcttcattagccaatcatcagctcaaaatttttatataggtcgtaataaatgctattactcgtaaaacgcgttgtttGTGATCTTAAATTTAGGGATTTAACTCTATCATTAAATTGCacggacatcgatatttactaaattaattggCATTggtactttaatgaattactcgattgacacattttattgacgaacaacagaattgtaaaaattactgtaaagttactgcgaaggtgagtgcgagttttctgagcatcaggtggttaaagtgctacagaggaagataagagaatggaggtaagtttatcttttactatgagtctcctatagatatactgttgtgtttacattcagattaaatttccctgtttgaggttataatgtattGTCCTGTGCGCGTGTGTGAGATACCGGtgcacagtgagttcttgaaggcttctttttaatccataacaattagcaatacaatggcttagattgatgaatatactagaGGCAACAATTTTAGTACTCacgaatacatttactaattaataaaattataactttttgctatcaccaatcatcgttttataattttttatcgtttcacctagctatatttgcttcaaattttctttggcagttttagctagtaaattagacttatgatttgactttacatgtagatgttcacttctcacttgtagaaagggaagaaaatcgattgatcaatgcacatctttaacttccagaaccaaagcttcgaattgttggctaggcgtacttatgcttttgttaaacatttattcatttttaaaattacactcacacTCTATCTAACtaccaatttgaaagctttcagtagatacacgttagaatgacatatttatgaatgacatatatttattgcatttgttttattgactacaggatgtttatgtggtcccaccagccggagcagctttgtcagtgtgaaaacagccataaatgggaaagaaaatcttgaatgtgtgctgcataaaccatgatgttttttttgagtttgctgcagtagatgaacttgtcctattgtatgagctgaaactatatgagtggccacgacttggatggatatttttaataaaagcgttaTGAtgagatgaaattttttttgcttgtgacaattatataataaaataatattgttgaagctaatgcaaaacatgatttgcagaacattgcaTACATCCTAGACCCGTTGAAAACCTGTCAcagtgctgaaatcttgtctgttagatggatttatgaagtgtaatcagagctgcatggacaggcacttttgcatagctcgactatctgtttagtacttgaatcaactaatcaaatgtgaccagtaatttttttctacaaattgagaCCAATAATGACTTgataacgttgacagtcgactatgcaatgtacatgacttctttttaaagacgcagcttgcttattttacttagtaagaaaATAGTTTTTGGTGTGGGTAATAATATACAGCTCCCTCCAAGGATAGGCAACAGGCTTCATGTGGGTGGGGCTTTTGGGGGGCTGCATATTATTAGTGTGtgtagcgacggaactgtgccgatacaaagaccttattctacatagtttgcttggcATAATTACCGTAGAGTCTATGGTATTGGTACGGTCTATGGTACGGTACgccttggaataaagtgatatccTAAAGCGATACTAACCGTCgtagtagccgttgggcaaaaaactgttcgagttaaccaaagtgagatcgagttatctaaagcaatttatcattgcgtgggaacggactgaacaaatccgttcaagttaaccatgtgttcaagctaCCCGAGGGCGATAACTATCGagttatattttattcatttattcgATAATGATATATTTGTTTCGGATGTTTcgataggctaaaaataggcaacatattcatatcgagAAAAACAACTATCGACTATCGAAATCAACAATCGAGCTATCGTGCAACCCTACCGTAGACcgatagaattggtagtcggtactaagatgcttacacagcatttagaagaagctaatatgaaaagtttttaatttccccTGTTTGAGGCGTTGGAGACAttagtaataatgtatctgtagctggatttaaaattttattctagccaaaatgagcaaataaaagataaaatatatgccaatagagccgtgtAGGATTAGACCTATTGCAAAAGCCAATGTGAATGCgaaagatagagacaggttgtctcacatgttacatcattttgggcaagtctgggcatgttttttggcttgagcatttttaccgcgatcaaattttttttttttttaattttcaaatatcttggcaatgagatcgcctaacacaacaaacaactgatagacaaaaaaatactttcttttaaaatcaactcaaatttgacgccaCTACATCTTTAagcgaaaaatattttcttgttataggggcatcgtaacccgtGAGCgtaatgtatcaattaatatgtcatttagcgtgtgcaatcgagaaaaggCTATACGGTACATGATAAGAGCTATAAAATTATGAGAACTCCAGAGCTTTGTGGTTAGATGCGAGTATGGAAAATTGCGGTTGCAttcttcatgagttcaaatccagcaaaaGGTGAGCTTTTCAATccaaattttaaaagctataacaGAACAGGCAGACATCTGAACCAACAACAACAGacgacaacaaactttgagatttatatatatagatgtagagGCATATCAGTAAAACCAGACAATTGGCTAAACTGGACCATCCACCTTTTAGCACCACGGACCACTTGTTAGCGTCATGGACCACCTATTAGCGCCATGGACCACTTATTACTCTGTTATAATGGGGTAGACTACATTAATTTCTTGTTTCTTTCATAGTTTTACATTCAATCTTATCTTACCTATGATCTATACCTACTAGTAAAATTATGTGCTCTTGATTCAAACCTGCTTGCTTGTTAGTTTAGGCCTGCTATTTGCATACAGTCTTTCACATAAGGTAACTTTCTCATGCAAATAACTCATTTCTACTAAAAACTATTTAATGTTCAAAATTGGTTTATCTTTCAAatcgatttatttttaaattaaaaatgttaggCCAACTAAATCAAATATAGTTTTGTTTGTAATTCCATAATCTTCctcatatatgcatatacagaaTTACCTTTTCAGAAATGTGCAACAAAAATTTGCAACACCGGCCATTACAACTGGAAATACGCAAAAGATTTTCGTCGCTATTCCACATCATTTAACCTATACTTACAACCATTAAAAGgtgataaataaaaattgtttcatgaaTTCACCTTCTTTTGCAAAGTTAGCCGCAGTGCTGTAAGCATTTGCTACAAAACACTTCAACTAtgcttttaaaaattacaatatgaaGATGGAAATTATGTTTGCAAAGCTTGTGTCCACGAACATGTAATCATAGgaaataaaaaaaggaaaacatTCAAATGCAGCTTGGTATCCTATATGGAAATTCATTTAGTAAATACACCTCAGTGGGCCATGTAATGAGTGTCAATCATTCGTAGCTAAATTGCTGCCAATTTATATAAGGAACTCTTTAAAGGCATCTTTACGAGCCAACAGGGAAGTGAAACTGCCCTACAATGCAGCTCGACAGTTCAAATTATGCCTAGTAAGGCTGAGTTTATTATGGTCAAAAGAAATTTACTACAAATGCAACTTTCTGGTACTGCTGACCCTCTCCATATTACAACTCCTTCAAGTTGTTATTTCATAGCATTAGCTCATTGTGTGCAGTTTACGTCAATATGTTCAAAAATTCTTTACCCTAGCCATCGCCCTTCAGTGTAGAGAACTGTTGAATCACTCCAATAGTACTTGTTATCACCTGAGTTCAGTGTCAAATCCATCAGTAAATACTCAATGTTATTACTGCAAATAAGAGATAAAAAGAAATCGTAACTACGGTATATCTAGATATTCTTcatgaaatgaataaatatttttgttgtgtTGTCATATGCAGTATTGTCAATACAAGCAGGTAGTAAGAAGTAGTTAAATACAAGTATGTCTGTGTTATGAGATTAAAGATGCCTATGTGAGAGTAGATACTCAGGTTTGAGCGAATGTTCACTCATTTAAACACTTTTCTGCTAATCATATGTAAATGTTCACTTACCTAAGAATCACACTCTCTACATCCTTGAAGATATCAGAGTTTGAAATAGTCAGCAATGAAGCGTACTGTCCTCGTGTAGTTTGACAATTAGTCAACATATCTCCGCAGTCAGCATCTGACATGAGTTCAAAACAGAAGCTAGTTCCACTGTTGTAAGACAAGTGTGTTCCTGATGGACATTCTGTAAGAACAAATTTACATGAAACTATACAACACAGTGCCATATCTTGTTTTTACTCCGAGTATGATATTCAGGTTTTGATATTGATTATTAACCAATAGCTAACTTCAAGGACATACCAAGGTCAGATTCTTGTGACTCTGTAGCGGTGCTACATTCAGTTCCACCAAGACTAGCGGATGGTGAATCACAGGTTCTTGTTCTCTTCACAACTGAGTCAGTAGAATCACATGCACCATTACAGACATGCCAACTTCCCCATTCACCATACCCTCCGTCAACTACACAAAGTTATAACACCAAACATTGAAACATAGTGACAAGACTAGAAAATCACTGCACCAGAAAGTCTAAaaatactatatactgtatttgGGTAAACCTGGTCAGCTTACTCTGTGAGAATGTACAGATAGGCTTGGCATAAGTTGGCAGTTCATTCCAGGCACCATCACGGACGTAATCAACATATGAAGAGAGGACACAATCCCCAGATCCATCACATTCAAGACATCCATATGGTACAGTTGGGTCATTTCTatgaaatagcaaaaaaattataactaGGGTTACTAACACTATTTGTGACTAGCAAGTAAATATGGAAACCTTAGATGGAATAATAGAAGTAATTagccaagataatataacagaTAAGATTCAGTAAACCTGGACACGAGACTCTGTAGTTGAAGACTTCCTACAATCATCATATACTACAAATGTGCAACAATCAATTGAAGTCAAACATTCAAAGTGCATTCTACTTTCTAAATGGATACATTATCTATGTTTTATTCTATCAAGTttctgttttgttattttgagtCAATTTTAGAATGTCATGGGAAATGAGGTCTAGTTATAGATGAaaggtttttatttaaaaatgtaagtGACTCACATTCTCCATCTAGAGTCTCCATCAGTCAAGTCCTCTCCAGAGTTCCAAGTAAATTTCACTCCAAGATTTGATAGAGAGTCAAAGCCAACCCAGTAGTTAGTAGACCTATGAATATCTCTCTTACATGATGATGAGCAGGCAAATTAAATTCATGGTTACATATGAAATTCATGCAAAATACTTCAATTTataattaactttttaaaaagaaatatttacGTATATCAAGCAAAATGCTCTTGCTTTCCAGCAATACTTACGGCGAGACATATCTGTATCTGAATTATGGAGTATGAATCTACATATTGAGGAGTATAATTTGTAAATGACACCGTCAGCAATTCTTACAGTGAGACCAAGGTGAGAAGATAATTCCAAAGTTCAGTTTCACTCTCTGGAAGGGAGATGAGTTCAGCACTAGCACCATATAGATCTTGACAGACTGTATGTACCAAAGTATCTGGGTTCACTCTGTAGTCTGTAGTACCAACTGCTATGCATCTGTCTACTCCACCAAATATGTCCAGCTCTACACCAAGGCTCGCACAATCTACAACATGTTATTTCCACTTGATGATTTTGCGCATTAACTGTTTGAAAACTTGAAGCAATAAAACTTAAAATCAAGTTGCACCAACAACTTCAAAGCTTCACCTCATAGCTATCTCCTTACCTAGGCAATGAAGTGACAAATTTCTACGCTACATAAGTTAGAATAACTTACATGCTGCTAATTTTAAAGcttgataatattattaacaatcTCATGATTATTACTATTCTAATTATATCAACTCTCAAAATAAATGTTAGCCTATTGATAAAATGAAGTAGTATAAATGCTTAAATCTGAATTCAAGAATTTGAATTCAAGCATTTAATCTGATTGAAGGAAGTCAAATGCTTTTTCTCAAGTGTTATTCTCATTTAAAGATTATTTGTTAGGGTATGTTGGAAAGTTGACAAATAGTAGAATTTTGTACAGTTAGCTTCCATGTAAATTTCCTTGCAATATTTCAACTAAAAATAACGACTTAAGCGGCTAGAGTGCTAGTCAAAGTTCAAACTCGACAACTTCGTACATTAAAACATGTGCACAAACCTTTTATCCCCATTAAATCATAAAGAGTTTGCTTAGTCTTACCCAAAGCAGATTCTTGAGACGAGTCTCCAGGACAAGGGGTGCCGACTCCTAGTGGTGTTGGGTTGGTGCAGGTACGGGTTCTCTTAAACAGAGCTCCAGCAGAGCATGCTACTGATCCTCCACATGAGGACCAGGTAGTCCAAAGAGCCCAGGCTCCATCAACTTAATTAAAACATATAAATAAGTTGGTCTGATATCAGAATTGTAGTCTAGTTATGACTCTGATATCCTATGGTCACTACTACATAGCTTGTCTTATAACCTCTCAATATGGTAGTTTATTGAATCACTTAGTCAGCCTTGTATTAGGAACATGTTTAGTACTCTGGTGCTAATTACAGTAAAAAGACAGTACTTGGGGTTAAGATAACATAAATACGGTTTTGGTTAAACACAAATTCTGCAAGTTATGCAGTCGCTACAAGACAGCTTTTGTTTACATAAAGTTTTATAAAGTACAATTACAAATCACATTATATAAACAGAGTGATAGTTATAATATGATTTTTGAAACTACTACTTACTCCGTGCTACTTGGCAGATATACGctgtacttgtacatgtatcatCCCCTGACCTGAATCCACACAGACCATTATAAGCGTTGAAACATCCGATTCCTCCAATCTCTGAGAGGGGGCGATCTCTGAAAAGACAACATGTCAATTTTCACCAAGTATGGCGTCATTCTTATGTAGAGGTTTTCTACACAGCCACGCCTGAACAGTTTTAACTTACTGCATTTGGTGGAGCCTATCGAACTAACTCgtcttgaaaaattattaaataaaaattggctacaaacattgaatttcatattaaaatactaacaatccttactataataagagctgtgtttgtttgtctttcAAAAGCCATGGTCACAATGCTGAAATTGAATGCCTCTCATGAGAATTTGACTTCGATACTGTATTTTACAGACCAGCGAGCTgaccactacaccactcagcTGCCTTGCCACTTTACGGAAtaattatacacatatttatactCATAACAATCTCTCAAAATGCACCGGACTGCTAAGCGTACTACTAAGGTTTACACATCGCTTGACTATCTAAAAATGGAAAACTGCAAAAACCTGAAATTGAAGAGTTTTTATCAATAGGTCTCCATTGCAAGATATATTGGAACTCTGAGGCAGAAACCACTTCCACTTGTTGTTCCACAGTAATTGTTCTTTTGTCAACATATTTACACAGTGAAAACATTGCTTTACAGAAAAGCAAATTATTATacaaaagataaaatatatactataaataaaataaagatgaaacataaaatatatactatagcatatattctatatactaaagaaaatataaaattattatgcaGAAAATACTATACTGAACTGTATACTGCTACTGGAAAAAGGTTTGACCATTCcaagcttttttcttttgcacaTAACACTTACATCCTCAGGATAACTTTAGTCGATAGAAACACTGATATGTGTCCACTGCAAAAGAAAACTAGTAATGTTACTGTTTAAAAAATTACTGTTCTTATATAAAAAAGTCCTTACCCCAGCCATCGTCCTTCAGTGTAGAGAACTGTTGAATCACTCCAGTAGTACTTGTTATCACCCGAGTTAAGTGTCAAGTCCATAAGTACATACATAGTGTTGCTACTATAATACAAAAAGTAAaagagaaataataataataataataataataataagactaTATCCTGATGAGACTTATATGCTAACTAAACAGACAGTGTCACCAAATACtgcttattaatattattaggtATTTTGGATATAAAAGGCATGAATATTGAAATAGTAAACTTTAAACAAAGTGCAGTAATCTACACAAATGAAAAAAGGCGAATAGTTTCTCTGAGTTCTCAACGCGCTTAGACAAAAAGCACATGATTAGACAACTATAGgcataaaaagtttaaatactTCATGCTGACAGATCTTATTAGGTGTTTTGGAACTGGTGCTAGAAAATTAAGTAGCGATGATATCTTTAGTACATTAGGACAAGGAAGAGTTGACAATCGTATCTCGGTGGCTCTAACGatatttgtaaatgttttttgacATTAAATACTGAAGTGTCAGCTGGTGTTCACTTACCCAAGAATCACACTCTCTACATCCTTGAAAATATCAGAGTTTGAAATAGTCAGCAATGAAGCGTATTGTCCTCGTGTAGTTTGACAATTAATTGACATA
Proteins encoded in this window:
- the LOC137405145 gene encoding SCO-spondin-like, whose amino-acid sequence is MTDWSDWTACAGTCSDSSAVMKRSRSCTQPSPSFGGSECTGKATDQETLLDCPSGSYYYYPTNNCYYVVESPLPLANVDAKCKELYGPQSEMLGLTRDDSLEDRMELYIQMDKLITNGDVTDDEFYVSSTAILKDNVGLLEVTGSEGSLPFICIVDDVDGGWSVWSSWAACSGTCSGNNIYKRTRTCSNPTPVKNVFSCTGISTQEAALDCASLGVELDIFGGVERCIAVGTTDYRVNPDTLVHTVCQDLYGASAELISLPESETVDGGYGEWESWQDCNGACDSTDSVVKRTRICDSPSASLGGTDCSAATESQESDLDCPSGTHLSYNSGTSFCFEFMSNADCVNMSINCQTTRGQYASLLTISNSDIFKDVESVILGSNTMYVLMDLTLNSGDNKYYWSDSTVLYTEGRWLGDRPLSEIGGIGCFNAYNGLCGFRSGDDTCTSTAYICQVARIDGAWALWTTWSSCGGSVACSAGALFKRTRTCTNPTPLGVGTPCPGDSSQESALGKTKQTLYDLMGIKDCASLGVELDIFGGVDRCIAVGTTDYRVNPDTLVHTVCQDLYGASAELISLPESETELWNYLLTLVSLSTNYWVGFDSLSNLGVKFTWNSGEDLTDGDSRWRINDPTVPYGCLECDGSGDCVLSSYVDYVRDGAWNELPTYAKPICTFSQIDGGYGEWGSWHVCNGACDSTDSVVKRTRTCDSPSASLGGTECSTATESQESDLECPSGTHLSYNSGTSFCFELMSDADCGDMLTNCQTTRGQYASLLTISNSDIFKDVESVILSNNIEYLLMDLTLNSGDNKYYWSDSTVLYTEGRWLG